A window of Haliscomenobacter hydrossis DSM 1100 contains these coding sequences:
- a CDS encoding PA14 domain-containing protein → MVLFALYKDVLFITMDSNDGDGLSISRSQIDYVTKAIKDNPNVRWTMLFMHHPVWNYKDFNGFSEIETALQSRPYTVFAGHNHQYLKTQRNNRNYYILASTGGGSQLRGPRFQEFDHVTWVTMTENGPELLNLALSGMHNDDIVDEVGLAKAKAMLDAVNFKPQLLKINEQKAQVLLSIQNKGKDTLFFDGKLYHHHQLSPAQSKFKLKIAPQSTGQLDVEFALLGKGSFDKVAPLELDWQMNLPSAFMEAPYRLEGTLPITIDFTPPSPAGEERAIFLTDKKVELQQPQPGLSLRYTLDGTEPSLNAKTYQGPISITNTTTLKVRYFNTKNGASSNTWQQVYRKVVPIEPSKAKPSKPGMAYRYYEGNFQTLPDFKTLTPLRTGTVQDFNVALLAGKRIDHYAVVYEGFVDIPEDGLYYFYTRSDDGSKFYVQDQLVVDNDGSHEERARGGDIALKKGLHPFRVEYFEDFEGQSLFVGYSGSDGKRKPLVGLPLFCKE, encoded by the coding sequence TTGGTTTTATTTGCTTTGTACAAAGATGTGTTGTTCATCACCATGGACTCCAATGACGGCGATGGCTTGAGCATCAGCCGCAGCCAAATTGATTACGTAACCAAGGCCATCAAAGATAACCCGAATGTGCGCTGGACGATGTTGTTCATGCACCACCCGGTGTGGAATTACAAGGATTTTAATGGGTTTAGCGAAATTGAAACGGCACTACAATCCCGCCCCTATACAGTATTTGCTGGCCACAACCACCAATACCTCAAAACCCAGCGCAACAACCGCAATTATTACATCCTCGCTTCAACAGGTGGCGGTAGTCAATTGCGCGGCCCCCGCTTCCAGGAGTTTGACCACGTGACTTGGGTAACCATGACCGAGAATGGTCCCGAACTGCTGAACCTGGCACTCAGTGGCATGCACAACGATGACATTGTTGACGAAGTGGGTCTTGCGAAAGCCAAAGCCATGCTGGATGCCGTCAACTTTAAACCGCAGTTGTTGAAAATCAATGAGCAAAAGGCGCAAGTTTTACTGAGCATCCAAAATAAGGGTAAGGATACCCTGTTTTTTGATGGAAAACTATACCATCACCATCAGTTGAGTCCAGCCCAGAGCAAGTTCAAATTGAAAATTGCACCACAAAGCACCGGGCAGCTTGATGTTGAATTTGCCCTCCTCGGGAAAGGTTCTTTTGACAAAGTTGCGCCGCTGGAACTGGATTGGCAAATGAACTTGCCTTCTGCGTTTATGGAAGCGCCCTATCGTTTGGAAGGGACCCTGCCCATCACGATTGATTTTACGCCTCCCAGTCCGGCAGGTGAAGAACGGGCCATTTTTTTGACGGACAAAAAAGTGGAATTGCAACAGCCGCAGCCCGGACTAAGTTTGCGCTACACCCTGGATGGCACGGAACCTAGCCTCAATGCCAAAACTTACCAAGGTCCAATTTCCATAACCAACACCACGACCCTGAAAGTTCGTTATTTCAATACCAAAAACGGTGCAAGCAGTAACACCTGGCAGCAGGTTTACCGCAAAGTCGTGCCAATCGAACCCAGCAAAGCCAAGCCCAGCAAACCGGGGATGGCGTATCGCTATTACGAGGGGAATTTCCAGACTTTACCCGATTTTAAAACCTTGACGCCACTTCGAACGGGCACGGTGCAGGATTTTAACGTAGCATTACTGGCCGGCAAACGCATTGACCATTACGCAGTGGTTTACGAAGGTTTTGTGGACATCCCCGAAGATGGCCTGTACTACTTTTATACTCGCTCCGACGACGGCTCCAAATTCTACGTGCAAGACCAATTGGTGGTCGACAATGATGGTTCACACGAAGAGCGTGCCCGCGGAGGAGATATAGCTTTGAAAAAAGGGTTGCATCCGTTCCGGGTGGAGTATTTTGAGGATTTTGAAGGACAGAGTTTGTTTGTGGGGTACAGCGGGTCGGATGGGAAAAGGAAGCCTTTGGTGGGTTTGCCGTTGTTTTGTAAGGAGTAG
- a CDS encoding carboxypeptidase regulatory-like domain-containing protein — MMHKLLLCCLLFFSITTLSLAQTSLGGKVTDKESKEPISFGSVALYKNGVQLTGTDSDDKGNFNFPDLDPGNYEIRAFLIGYQEARITDIKVLAGKANKVEIEMESQGGIVLDVFTTTQYRIPLIEQDNTTSGAVITSEQIRNLPTRNINALAATSAGLASSDEGRAITVRGSRTTNTDYYIDGIRVRGNLIPETEIEQLQVITGGMEAQYGDVTGGIISITTKGPASEFTGGAEVESSKYLDNFSNTLAGVNLSGPILKNKKGHSILGYRFSGRYTDQLDDNPSAVPLFQVKPEKLLELEANPIISSQGSFLVNADYLKQDDVNSLSTRPNERYKRIDVTGKLDARLNKAIDLSFSGSYVDEEDQFTPGGWRLLNSENNPLNNTNTYRGVFRFRHRLGGAANPGQNNTNNSSLIQNASYTLQFGYEKTKGDVADARHGQNYFAYGHVGKFDIEWVPTFNFVFDRVTQQNVLQHTDYRQVLRKYTPGTSNPVLSNYNNVMGLTPNEGVNSQIGRIFIPSVQEGGSVLALGNFVAPNGLISDVYTGSWGFHTNVGSVYNQASFNNGDLYTFHGRTNFDLVPGNSDQGRHNIQIGFIYEQRTDRGYVVAPRTLWNIARQQANNHILGIVEGAENIGSITDTVNGQPLTLNLRQLSIAQNEDNKFYRSIRAKNNIPLTDYVNVDGMDPSELSLSMFSAKELNDQGIISYYGYDYLGKQFDGTFNDFFTATDADGVRTFPVAPNRPIYSAFYIQDKFTFRDIILRLGLRVDRYDANTKVLKDPYSLYEIMGASEYHDQFGGARPGNIGDEYKVYLNDAGTNIEAYRDGDQWYRPNGSPVNSPIEIFSGGLVFPKYKDENASKISNYIKSRDFNPEASFEDYKAQINIMPRLAFSFPISDDANFFAHYDILVQRPATNTISTAVDYFYFTDNPGAVKNNPNLKPERTIDYEVGFQQRLTETSKLKVSAYYKEIRNWIQLRTFFPIPIITQYTTYDNLDFGTVKGFSFEYELRRTGNATLNANYTLQFADGTGSDANSQRGLTSRGNLRTLFPLNYDERHRLNFNFDYRFFKDQSNIPKFLGDAGLNLQAIGVSGRPYTARRTPLELDGTQTIGSINGARKPWTFTINARIDKTINFAKGGGLNIYCRVSNLLNRQNVLNVYPATGSATDDGFLASANGQDKLRNIQNSIREVEAYLASYQWAIINPGLYSLPRRIYIGAIYNF, encoded by the coding sequence ATGATGCATAAATTACTCTTGTGTTGTTTATTGTTTTTTAGCATTACAACGCTGTCTCTTGCGCAGACCTCTTTGGGCGGTAAAGTTACCGATAAAGAAAGCAAAGAGCCGATATCCTTTGGCTCTGTGGCGCTTTATAAAAACGGTGTACAGCTTACCGGGACCGATTCGGACGACAAAGGCAATTTCAATTTTCCGGATCTTGATCCTGGAAATTACGAGATTCGCGCCTTCTTGATTGGATACCAGGAAGCCCGAATCACCGACATCAAGGTATTGGCCGGTAAGGCGAACAAAGTTGAAATTGAGATGGAGTCGCAGGGCGGGATTGTGCTGGACGTGTTCACCACCACTCAATACCGCATTCCTTTGATCGAGCAGGACAATACCACTTCGGGTGCGGTCATCACCAGCGAACAAATCCGCAATCTGCCTACCCGCAACATCAACGCATTGGCCGCAACTTCGGCGGGTTTGGCCTCATCCGATGAAGGGCGTGCCATTACTGTAAGGGGTTCCCGCACCACCAATACCGATTATTACATCGATGGTATTCGGGTACGTGGCAACCTCATTCCCGAAACCGAAATCGAACAACTTCAGGTGATTACAGGAGGTATGGAAGCCCAATATGGCGACGTGACCGGGGGCATCATTTCCATTACCACCAAAGGGCCTGCCAGTGAGTTTACGGGCGGCGCGGAAGTGGAAAGTTCCAAGTACCTTGATAATTTCAGCAATACCCTGGCGGGGGTCAATTTGAGCGGGCCAATCCTTAAAAACAAAAAAGGACATTCAATCCTGGGGTATCGCTTTTCGGGGCGTTATACCGATCAGTTGGACGACAATCCTTCGGCCGTTCCCTTGTTTCAGGTTAAACCGGAAAAACTGCTGGAATTGGAAGCCAATCCAATCATCAGCAGCCAGGGCTCCTTTTTGGTGAATGCCGATTACTTGAAACAAGACGACGTCAATTCACTCAGTACGCGCCCCAACGAACGGTATAAAAGGATTGATGTGACCGGAAAATTGGATGCGAGACTGAACAAGGCCATTGATCTTTCTTTCAGCGGATCTTATGTTGATGAAGAAGACCAATTTACGCCCGGTGGCTGGCGACTACTCAACAGTGAAAACAACCCCTTAAACAATACCAATACCTACCGGGGGGTATTCCGCTTTCGGCATCGACTCGGAGGAGCTGCGAATCCGGGGCAAAACAATACCAACAATAGCTCACTCATTCAAAATGCTTCCTACACCTTGCAGTTTGGATATGAAAAAACCAAAGGAGATGTAGCCGATGCCCGGCACGGACAAAATTATTTTGCATACGGACACGTAGGCAAATTCGACATCGAGTGGGTGCCTACTTTCAATTTTGTCTTCGATCGGGTTACGCAACAAAACGTGCTGCAACATACGGATTACCGGCAAGTCTTGCGCAAATATACCCCAGGTACCTCCAATCCGGTTTTGTCCAATTACAACAATGTGATGGGTTTAACGCCGAATGAAGGTGTCAATTCCCAAATTGGCAGAATTTTTATTCCCAGTGTTCAGGAGGGGGGATCAGTACTTGCTTTGGGAAATTTTGTGGCACCCAATGGCTTGATTTCCGATGTGTATACTGGGTCTTGGGGCTTTCATACCAATGTGGGTTCGGTCTACAATCAGGCCAGCTTCAACAATGGCGACTTGTATACTTTTCATGGGCGAACGAACTTTGACCTGGTGCCAGGGAACTCGGATCAGGGGCGCCACAACATCCAGATCGGATTCATCTATGAACAACGCACCGACCGCGGATACGTGGTTGCGCCAAGAACCTTGTGGAACATCGCCCGTCAACAAGCCAATAACCATATTTTGGGAATTGTAGAGGGTGCTGAAAACATTGGCAGCATTACAGATACCGTTAATGGGCAGCCGCTCACGCTAAATTTGCGGCAACTCTCGATTGCCCAAAACGAAGACAACAAGTTTTATCGTTCCATTCGGGCAAAAAACAACATTCCACTGACCGATTATGTAAACGTGGATGGAATGGATCCAAGTGAATTGAGTTTGAGTATGTTTTCGGCTAAAGAACTCAACGATCAGGGCATCATCAGCTATTACGGGTATGATTATTTGGGAAAACAATTTGATGGTACCTTTAATGATTTCTTTACCGCCACCGATGCGGATGGGGTACGTACCTTCCCGGTAGCCCCCAACCGGCCCATCTACTCGGCATTTTACATTCAGGACAAATTTACTTTCCGCGACATCATCCTGCGTTTAGGTTTGCGGGTAGATCGTTACGACGCCAATACCAAAGTGCTCAAGGATCCTTATTCCTTGTACGAAATCATGGGCGCCAGTGAATACCACGACCAGTTTGGAGGTGCCCGCCCCGGGAATATTGGGGATGAATACAAAGTGTACCTCAACGACGCCGGAACCAATATTGAGGCCTACCGGGATGGCGATCAATGGTATCGCCCCAATGGTTCGCCGGTGAATAGCCCGATTGAAATTTTCTCTGGGGGCCTGGTTTTTCCCAAATACAAGGATGAAAATGCTTCGAAAATTTCTAACTACATCAAATCGAGGGATTTTAATCCGGAAGCTTCTTTTGAAGATTACAAGGCACAAATCAACATCATGCCTCGTCTGGCCTTTTCTTTCCCCATTTCAGACGACGCCAACTTTTTTGCCCACTACGATATTCTGGTTCAACGCCCAGCTACGAACACCATCTCTACGGCCGTAGATTATTTTTACTTTACGGACAACCCGGGAGCGGTGAAAAATAATCCGAACCTTAAGCCTGAGCGCACCATCGACTACGAAGTGGGTTTCCAGCAACGATTGACCGAAACTTCAAAGCTGAAAGTATCGGCATACTATAAGGAGATCCGCAACTGGATTCAATTGCGTACCTTTTTTCCGATACCCATTATTACCCAATATACCACTTACGACAACCTGGATTTTGGTACCGTAAAAGGATTTAGTTTTGAATATGAGCTGCGCCGCACGGGCAACGCCACCCTCAACGCCAATTACACCTTACAGTTTGCAGATGGAACCGGCTCTGATGCCAATTCTCAACGTGGCTTGACCAGCCGCGGCAACCTGCGCACCCTTTTTCCGCTCAACTACGATGAACGGCATCGCCTTAACTTCAATTTTGACTACCGCTTTTTTAAGGATCAATCCAATATCCCCAAATTTTTGGGTGATGCCGGCTTGAACCTGCAAGCCATTGGCGTGTCTGGTCGTCCTTACACTGCCCGGAGAACTCCATTGGAATTGGATGGAACCCAAACGATTGGCTCAATCAACGGGGCCCGCAAGCCCTGGACCTTTACCATCAATGCCCGGATCGATAAAACCATCAACTTTGCCAAAGGGGGTGGTTTGAACATCTATTGCCGGGTATCCAACTTGTTGAACCGACAAAATGTACTCAACGTTTATCCAGCAACCGGCTCCGCTACCGATGATGGTTTCCTTGCATCGGCCAATGGCCAGGACAAACTGCGCAACATCCAGAACTCGATTCGTGAGGTGGAAGCGTATTTGGCTTCTTACCAATGGGCGATCATCAACCCGGGTTTGTACAGCCTGCCACGCCGGATTTACATCGGGGCCATTTATAATTTCTAA
- a CDS encoding PorV/PorQ family protein has translation MQKIYFSLIIISLCYSAVQAGNPDRQGEAGAYELLMDPWARTAGLHSMSTSLVRGVESMNLNVAGMARINKLDFGFGSTQYLQGTGINLSSAAVSAKIGKKSVMGLSLMAVDFGDIEVTTTNQPEGTGGTYSPSFFNLGFAFAHEFENKVSVGVLFRAISESLANVSAFGFAIDAGIQYVTGEEDNFKFGISLRNVGSPMTYKGEALSIQRPSPNGQPYDITVDQRGARFELPSLLNIGASYDLLFLEKHRFTVLGNFTSNSFSRDNLGAGAEYAFDERFMLRAGYKSDLNVADPIQAPIYTGLSAGGSVTFPLSKVEKNTKISVDYAYRASKVWSGTHNVSVRIAL, from the coding sequence ATGCAAAAAATATACTTTTCCCTCATCATTATTTCATTGTGCTACAGCGCAGTTCAGGCAGGTAACCCCGACCGTCAAGGTGAGGCAGGTGCCTATGAGTTGCTGATGGACCCCTGGGCACGTACAGCAGGGTTGCACAGCATGAGTACCTCGCTCGTGCGCGGGGTGGAATCCATGAACCTCAATGTAGCGGGGATGGCCCGGATCAATAAACTGGATTTTGGTTTTGGCAGTACCCAATACTTACAAGGTACGGGCATCAACCTGAGTTCAGCCGCAGTGAGCGCCAAAATTGGCAAAAAGAGTGTGATGGGTTTGAGTTTGATGGCGGTGGATTTTGGAGACATCGAGGTAACCACGACCAATCAACCGGAAGGTACTGGCGGAACCTACTCCCCCAGCTTTTTTAACCTGGGCTTTGCATTTGCCCATGAGTTTGAAAACAAAGTATCGGTGGGTGTGCTTTTTCGGGCAATTTCAGAGTCTTTGGCTAACGTCTCTGCTTTTGGCTTTGCCATTGATGCCGGAATCCAGTACGTTACGGGTGAGGAAGACAATTTCAAGTTTGGCATCAGCCTGCGCAACGTAGGTTCGCCGATGACGTATAAAGGGGAAGCACTTTCCATCCAGCGGCCCAGCCCGAATGGCCAACCGTACGACATCACCGTTGACCAACGGGGTGCCCGTTTTGAATTGCCTTCCTTGCTCAATATCGGCGCTTCTTATGATTTACTTTTTTTGGAAAAACACCGTTTTACCGTATTGGGTAATTTCACTTCCAACTCTTTTTCACGCGACAACCTCGGAGCCGGAGCAGAATACGCCTTCGATGAGCGTTTTATGTTGCGTGCGGGTTACAAGTCCGATTTGAATGTAGCGGATCCCATTCAAGCACCCATTTATACCGGATTGAGTGCGGGTGGTTCGGTGACTTTTCCCTTGAGTAAAGTGGAAAAAAACACCAAAATCAGCGTGGATTATGCTTATCGTGCCAGCAAGGTTTGGAGCGGTACGCACAATGTTTCCGTGCGGATTGCTCTGTAA
- a CDS encoding type II toxin-antitoxin system PemK/MazF family toxin, with the protein MSRYSRADILMVDFGSTPNEARGHEQAFVRPALVVQVFENSKLLVVVPFSSRSYAVQAFPVVMIPANTGGLTQDSWALCHQVRSVSEMRVKRQLGTLPALEFEMVVEVLSDFLEL; encoded by the coding sequence ATGTCTAGGTATTCGCGTGCAGACATATTAATGGTTGATTTTGGGTCAACACCAAATGAGGCAAGAGGCCATGAACAAGCCTTTGTGCGGCCTGCCCTTGTTGTCCAGGTTTTTGAGAATAGCAAACTTTTGGTAGTGGTACCCTTTAGCTCCAGATCATATGCTGTGCAAGCTTTTCCAGTAGTTATGATACCCGCCAATACAGGTGGACTCACCCAGGATAGTTGGGCATTGTGCCATCAGGTGCGCTCTGTGTCCGAAATGCGGGTCAAAAGACAACTGGGGACGTTACCTGCCCTAGAATTTGAAATGGTAGTGGAGGTATTGTCTGATTTTCTGGAGTTGTAA
- a CDS encoding JAB domain-containing protein: MSINGRKYLPEISVKYRRLAIERKPVRDTEEIIEFLMAFFDKDDFQIQEKIVVLFLDESDVPIGGKVLFSGTRSLVNLDWRIIYQLALVCGAQQVVVAHNHPGGEINPSEEDIESAIKGEAIGRFLGIKYRDDIILCQNPVDGEIKYFSFADSSLLLAD; encoded by the coding sequence ATGTCTATTAATGGTAGAAAATACTTGCCTGAAATTTCTGTAAAATACCGTCGACTGGCCATTGAACGGAAGCCAGTAAGAGATACGGAAGAAATTATAGAGTTCCTAATGGCGTTTTTCGACAAAGACGATTTTCAAATTCAAGAGAAAATTGTAGTTCTGTTTCTGGATGAATCAGATGTTCCTATCGGAGGAAAAGTTCTATTCTCGGGCACTCGTTCCCTTGTTAACCTGGATTGGAGGATCATCTACCAATTGGCCCTCGTTTGTGGTGCGCAGCAGGTAGTCGTTGCGCATAACCACCCAGGGGGAGAAATCAACCCATCTGAGGAAGATATTGAATCCGCAATCAAAGGGGAGGCAATAGGTCGGTTCTTGGGGATCAAATACCGGGATGATATTATCCTGTGCCAAAATCCTGTAGATGGAGAGATAAAGTACTTTAGCTTCGCCGACTCCAGCCTACTTCTTGCAGATTAA